The Mauremys reevesii isolate NIE-2019 linkage group 13, ASM1616193v1, whole genome shotgun sequence genome contains a region encoding:
- the LOC120379965 gene encoding olfactory receptor 10A4-like — protein sequence MIYSENNPGENQTISDVFILVGFSNLKKLQIILFLVLLVTYLVALIGNILVILLIKLNPSLHTPMYFFLVNLSFLEICYTSSVVPQLLIHLLVEQKTITIAGCAAQMYIITIMGLTESSFLAVMAYDRYVAICHPLHYRTIMSGRACAQLAGASWIIGISVEVAQTTWIFSLPFCGSNRIHHFFCDIPPVLKVACTDTSKNKIMILTVSVLFIMGPFLLITVSYICIIATILKLSSAEGRRKAFSTCSSHLMVLTLFYGTALFTYLRPKSISTPESDQMISLVITVVAPVLNPIIYTLRNKEVKGAFRKTVEKSIFSHNWRKQRMKNRVS from the coding sequence ATGATCTATTCTGAGAATAACCCAGGAGAGAACCAGACCATCTCTGATGTATTCATCCTGGTGGGGTTTTCAAACCTTAAGAAGCTGCAAATCATTCTCTTTCTGGTGCTTCTGGTCACCTACCTGGTTGCCCTGATAGGGAATATCCTTGTTATCCTCCTTATAAAGCTAAACCCCTcactccacacccccatgtatttcttcctggtGAACCTGTCATTCTTGGAAATCTGCTACACCAGCAGTGTGGTCCCTCAGCTGCTGATTCACCTCCTGGTGGAGCAAAAGACCATCACCATTGCAGGCTGCGCTGCCCAGATGTACATCATCACCATCATGGGCTTGACAGAAAGCAGCTTCCTAGCAGTCATGGCGTACGACCGCTATGTGGCCATATGTCACCCTCTGCACTACAGAACTATCATGAGTGGCCGGGCATGTGCACAGCTCGCGGGTGCTTCATGGATCATCGGAATCTCAGTGGAAGTAGCTCAGACCACGTGGATCTTCAGCCTGCCCTTCTGTGGCTCCAACCGCATCCACCACTTCTTCTGCGACATCCCACCGGTGTTGAAGGTGGCATGTACGGACACATCCAAAAATAAGATTATGATCTTGACCGTGTCAGTTTTGTTCATCATGGGCCCTTTTTTGTTGATAACTGTGTCCTACATCTGCATTATTGCCACCATCCTCAAGCTGTCATCAGCAGAGGGAAGGCGTAAAGCCTTCTCCACTTGCTCCTCCCACCTCATGGTGTTGACTTTGTTCTATGGAACGGCTCTTTTCACCTACCTGAGGCCCAAGTCTATCTCCACCCCAGAGAGTGATCAAATGATTTCCCTCGTGATCACAGTTGTGGCACCTGTGTTGAACCCCATAATATACACTCTGAGGAACAAAGAGGTGAAGGGGGCCTTTAGAAAAACAGTAGAGAAgagcattttttcacacaattGGAGAAAACAGAGAATGAAAAATAGAGTTAGTTAA
- the LOC120379964 gene encoding olfactory receptor 5V1-like: MENQTNVNEFILVGLSNYPELQFFLFLVFLVIYLITLVGNMIIMLVIRADPHLHTPMYFFLSHLSFVDICYSSAIVPKMLVNFLAKHKTISVNGCLAQMFFILLSAGTEVFVLSAMAYDRYAAICHPLHYVGTMNKRVSRQLVGGSWIMGLLYSLVNTVPVLKLHFCGPNEIRHFSCELPPLLQLSCNGTFINKIALLSSAVIFGFSSFLFTLVSYIHIISTILRIRSTEGRRKAFSTCSSHLIVVVLLFVTALSQYMKSSSVASLFLDELFSIQYSILTPMLNPIIYSLKNKDVKTALTRILGKIQVSHAM; this comes from the coding sequence ATGGAAAACCAAACCAATGTGAATGAATTTATTCTTGTGGGACTTTCTAATTACCCGGAACTTCAATTTTTCCTCTTCCTGGTATTTTTAGTTATTTACCTAATCACTCTGGTAGGGAATATGATAATTATGCTGGTGATAAGGGCTGATCCTcacctccacacccccatgtacttcttcctgtcGCATTTGTCCTTTGTTGATATCTGTTATTCCTCAGCCATTGTCCCTAAGATGTTGGTGAATTTCCTAGCAAAGCACAAAACCATTTCTGTCAATGGCTGCCTTGCCCAGATGTTCTTCATCTTGCTCTCAGCTGGTACTGAAGTTTTTGTGCTCTCGGCAATGGCTTATGACCGATACGCTGCCATATGTCACCCATTGCATTATGTGGGGACCATGAACAAACGAGTGAGCAGACAGTTGGTGGGTGGTTCCTGGATTATGGGGCTCTTGTATTCACTGGTTAACACTGTCCCTGTGTTAAAGTTACACTTCTGTGGGCCCAATGAAATCAGGCATTTCAGCTGTGAGCTCCCTCCGCTATTACAACTGTCTTGTAATGGGACCTTCATCAATAAAATAGCTCTTCTTTCTTCTGCTGTGATATTTGGTTTCAGCTCCTTCCTCTTCACCCTGGTCTCCTACATTCACATCATCTCCACTATACTCCGAATACGCTCCACGGAGGGAAGACGTAAAGCCTTCTCTACATGCAGCTCCCACCTCATTGTGGTGGTTTTATTGTTTGTGACAGCTCTTTCCCAGTACATGAAATCCAGCTCAGTTGCTTCCCTGTTTCTAGATGAACTCTTCTCCATCCAGTACAGCATCTTGACCCCGATGTtgaaccccatcatctacagcTTGAAAAATAAAGATGTGAAAACTGCTCTGACAAGAATACTAGGGAAAATTCAAGTTTCTCACGCAATGTAA